The Flaviramulus sp. BrNp1-15 genome has a window encoding:
- the pafA gene encoding alkaline phosphatase PafA, with product MNKIFFTLLIVMLCFSCKAQNQVSLNTNQSDDAKPKLVVGIVVDQMRYDYLTRFSNKFGEGGFKRLMNEGFNCKNNHFSYVPTYTGPGHASIYTGTTPKYHGIIANNWYDKEIKETVYCAGDDSVLAVGSESEAERMSPHRMKTTTFADENRLFTQMRGKSIGISIKDRGAILPAGHSANAAYWFRGKEEGNFISSTYYMKNLPKWVKDFNNSEAVESYLKVWNTLYNISTYTESGDDLNDFEEGFKGKETATFPYDLKKLYDKNAGFDILKNTPYGNSIVADFAIAALTGEQLGKDNITDVLTVSFSSTDYIGHNFGVNSKEVQDAYVRLDKDLERFLNTLDTQVGRGEYTVFLTADHGAIDVPTYLQSVKIPAGYINNKEVRTKLTNFLSKTYGATGLIENLSNNQIFLDRDKIKMLNLNLEDVQETIVNEVITYKHVDKVYSASTMNKTSFTTGIESLLQNGYNQKRSGDVILVPDTGFISYGRTGSTHGSGLNYDTHVPLLFFGKGISHGETVQKTEITDIAPTISALLGISFPNAAIGQPLEFVLD from the coding sequence ATGAACAAAATATTTTTTACTTTATTAATAGTGATGCTTTGCTTTTCATGTAAAGCACAAAATCAGGTTTCTTTAAATACCAATCAAAGTGATGATGCAAAACCAAAATTAGTAGTTGGTATTGTGGTAGACCAAATGAGATATGATTATTTAACACGATTTTCAAATAAATTTGGAGAAGGCGGTTTTAAACGCTTGATGAATGAAGGGTTTAATTGTAAAAATAATCATTTTAGCTATGTGCCAACCTACACAGGACCAGGACATGCATCTATTTATACAGGAACCACACCAAAATATCATGGAATTATAGCTAATAATTGGTATGATAAAGAGATAAAAGAAACGGTGTATTGCGCTGGTGATGATTCAGTTTTAGCAGTTGGAAGTGAATCTGAAGCAGAACGTATGTCGCCTCATAGAATGAAAACAACAACTTTTGCAGACGAAAATAGGCTCTTTACTCAAATGAGAGGCAAAAGTATTGGAATTTCAATAAAAGATAGAGGCGCTATTTTACCTGCTGGTCATTCGGCTAATGCAGCATATTGGTTTAGGGGAAAAGAGGAAGGTAATTTTATTTCAAGTACGTATTACATGAAAAACTTACCAAAATGGGTAAAAGATTTTAATAACTCTGAAGCTGTTGAATCTTATTTGAAAGTATGGAATACATTATATAATATTTCAACTTACACGGAAAGTGGCGACGATTTAAACGATTTTGAAGAAGGTTTTAAAGGAAAAGAAACGGCAACTTTTCCATATGATTTAAAAAAGTTATATGATAAAAATGCAGGCTTCGATATTTTAAAAAACACACCTTATGGAAATAGTATAGTTGCAGATTTTGCTATTGCAGCTCTAACAGGCGAACAATTAGGAAAGGATAACATAACCGATGTTTTAACAGTAAGTTTTTCTAGTACCGATTACATAGGACATAATTTTGGTGTAAATTCTAAAGAAGTTCAAGATGCTTATGTGAGGTTAGACAAGGATTTAGAACGTTTTTTAAACACCTTAGACACTCAGGTAGGACGTGGCGAATACACGGTTTTTTTAACTGCAGATCACGGAGCAATAGATGTGCCAACGTATTTACAATCGGTAAAAATTCCAGCAGGATATATAAACAATAAAGAGGTAAGAACTAAATTGACTAATTTTTTATCAAAGACATACGGAGCGACAGGTCTAATAGAAAACCTAAGCAACAACCAAATATTCTTAGATAGAGATAAAATAAAAATGTTGAATTTAAATTTAGAAGATGTTCAGGAAACAATAGTAAATGAAGTCATTACGTATAAGCATGTTGATAAAGTTTATTCGGCATCAACAATGAATAAAACATCATTCACAACAGGTATTGAATCTCTATTGCAAAACGGATACAACCAAAAACGATCTGGAGATGTTATACTAGTTCCAGATACAGGTTTTATTTCTTACGGAAGAACAGGATCTACACATGGTAGCGGTTTAAATTATGATACACATGTACCTTTGTTATTTTTCGGAAAAGGGATATCGCATGGAGAAACTGTTCAAAAAACAGAAATTACAGATATTGCGCCCACTATATCTGCCCTTTTAGGTATTAGTTTTCCAAATGCAGCTATTGGCCAACCTCTAGAATTTGTTTTAGATTAA
- a CDS encoding DNA/RNA non-specific endonuclease, producing MNKRALYSIIAIIVVLCVYAYEHFLAEEEKTEVVTEGKVVKKDTNEYFLPTSTTGQIIHHQGYSLSYSEPHEQAEWVAYELKKSHLSNTNHKRPYFEIDKAVKTGAASWRNYKNSGYDRGHLCPAGDRRYTKFAHDETFLTSNISPQEHQFNSGIWNTLEQKVRYWASKYDGVFVVTGGVLKGNMKTIGNEKVSVPNQFYKVLIDNNTGKTKMIAFLMPHKDSNKPLYEFVVSVDDIEKLTGIDFFPELEDSLENKLEASSSYKNWSF from the coding sequence ATGAACAAACGCGCTCTTTACTCTATCATTGCCATAATCGTTGTTTTATGCGTTTATGCTTATGAGCATTTTTTAGCTGAAGAAGAAAAAACAGAGGTAGTTACAGAAGGTAAGGTGGTAAAAAAAGATACCAATGAATATTTTTTACCAACAAGTACTACAGGTCAAATAATTCATCATCAAGGATATTCTTTATCATATAGTGAACCACATGAACAAGCCGAATGGGTGGCTTACGAATTAAAAAAATCACATCTTTCCAACACAAATCATAAACGCCCATATTTTGAAATAGATAAAGCCGTAAAAACTGGAGCCGCAAGTTGGCGTAATTATAAAAATTCGGGTTACGACCGTGGGCACTTATGTCCAGCAGGAGATAGACGTTACACAAAATTTGCACATGATGAAACGTTTTTAACTAGTAATATCAGTCCGCAAGAGCATCAATTCAATTCAGGAATTTGGAACACTTTAGAACAAAAAGTACGTTATTGGGCAAGTAAATACGATGGTGTTTTTGTAGTTACAGGTGGCGTTTTAAAAGGGAATATGAAAACGATTGGTAATGAAAAAGTATCTGTTCCAAACCAGTTTTACAAAGTTTTAATAGATAATAATACCGGCAAAACAAAAATGATTGCGTTTTTAATGCCTCATAAAGATTCTAATAAACCACTTTACGAATTTGTAGTTTCTGTTGATGACATTGAGAAATTAACAGGAATTGATTTTTTTCCAGAATTAGAAGATAGTTTAGAAAATAAACTTGAAGCTTCTAGTAGTTATAAAAACTGGAGTTTCTAG
- a CDS encoding glycosyltransferase family 2 protein, with amino-acid sequence MNFYIIIPAHNEQDSIALTIDSLINQTLLPKQLVVVNDNSTDRTQNIVEAYTEKYSWISLVNSKSSNAHLPGSKIINAFYKGYETLDENYDVVCKFDADLIFPDNYLEQLSIYFGNNPKLGMAAGFCYIEKNGHWVLENLTRKDHIRGALKAYRKDCFLEIDKLKPSMGWDTVDELLAKYYGWEILTDESLHVKHLKPTGISYNKASKYLQGEAMYKMRYGFMITFISALKLAYKKGSFSLFKDYLTGYFKAKKKKIDYLVTKEEGKFIRNLRWKGMLEKLS; translated from the coding sequence TTGAACTTCTACATAATCATTCCTGCTCACAACGAACAAGATTCCATTGCACTAACAATAGATTCTTTAATTAACCAAACGCTTTTACCAAAGCAATTGGTTGTGGTTAATGATAATTCAACAGACAGAACACAAAACATTGTTGAAGCTTACACTGAAAAGTATTCTTGGATTTCTTTAGTGAATTCAAAATCTTCAAATGCACATTTACCCGGTTCAAAAATTATAAATGCTTTTTACAAAGGCTATGAAACACTTGATGAAAACTACGATGTGGTTTGTAAATTTGATGCCGATTTAATCTTTCCTGATAATTATTTAGAACAACTTTCTATTTATTTTGGTAACAATCCAAAACTAGGTATGGCAGCTGGATTTTGTTATATAGAAAAAAATGGCCATTGGGTTTTAGAAAATTTAACTCGAAAAGACCATATTCGTGGTGCTTTAAAAGCCTATAGGAAAGATTGTTTTTTAGAAATCGATAAACTTAAACCTTCGATGGGTTGGGACACTGTGGATGAGCTTTTAGCAAAATACTACGGTTGGGAAATTTTAACCGATGAATCATTACATGTAAAACATTTAAAACCAACTGGAATTAGTTATAACAAAGCTTCTAAATACTTACAAGGTGAGGCTATGTATAAAATGCGATATGGTTTTATGATTACTTTTATTTCTGCATTAAAACTCGCTTATAAGAAAGGAAGCTTTTCATTATTTAAAGATTACTTAACTGGTTATTTTAAAGCCAAAAAGAAAAAAATCGATTATTTAGTTACTAAAGAAGAAGGTAAGTTTATTAGAAATTTACGATGGAAAGGCATGTTAGAAAAGCTTTCCTAA
- a CDS encoding methyltransferase: protein MYEKTFPNKRFKHTIQFLQKHISTSETILDLGVENPFTTIMQEHGYTVENTKGEDLDVDTSNIKNSGVDVVTAFEIFEHLLSPFTVLKSIKSDKLVASVPLKLWFSSAYRSKTDMLDRHYHEFEDWQFDWLLEKTGWKIIDSEKWTNPTKKIGIRPILRRFTPRYYIVYAERV, encoded by the coding sequence ATGTACGAAAAAACATTTCCAAATAAACGCTTTAAGCATACTATTCAATTTTTACAAAAACATATTTCAACCTCTGAAACAATTTTAGACCTAGGTGTTGAAAATCCGTTTACAACCATTATGCAAGAGCATGGATATACGGTTGAAAATACAAAAGGTGAAGATTTAGATGTTGATACTTCAAACATAAAAAATTCTGGTGTGGATGTAGTGACCGCCTTTGAAATTTTTGAACATTTACTTTCGCCTTTCACTGTTTTAAAATCTATAAAGTCTGACAAATTAGTCGCCAGTGTTCCACTTAAACTGTGGTTTTCTTCTGCTTATAGAAGCAAGACGGATATGTTAGACAGACATTATCATGAATTTGAAGATTGGCAATTTGATTGGTTATTAGAAAAAACAGGATGGAAAATTATAGACAGTGAAAAATGGACTAACCCAACAAAAAAAATTGGTATTCGACCAATTTTACGTAGGTTCACTCCAAGATATTATATCGTTTATGCAGAAAGAGTTTAA
- a CDS encoding 3-oxoacyl-ACP synthase III family protein, with product MNIKISGTGSYIPSNVEKNENFYNHEFLNNDGSVIEAPNEVIVRKFKAITGIDERRYAKAHLNSSDLGFFAAEKAIANAKIDPETIDYIIVAHNFGDVKHNTIQSDMLPSLASRIKHSLRIKNPKCIAYDILFGCPGWIEGVVQAQAFIKSGMAKRCLVIGTETLSRVTDKHDRDSMIYSDGAGATIIESTDEDCGILAHETASFTYDEAYYLFFGNSNNQDLCRDTRYIKMDGRKIYEFALTNVPLAIKSCLDKSGVDIKDVKKIFIHQANEKMDEAILKRLYQLYETEIPQGIMPMSIHKLGNSSVATIPTLFDLVKNNQLENHSISKGDIIIFASVGAGMNINAIVYKY from the coding sequence ATGAATATTAAAATATCTGGCACTGGTAGTTACATTCCTTCTAATGTAGAGAAGAATGAAAATTTTTACAACCATGAATTTTTAAACAATGACGGGTCTGTAATTGAGGCTCCAAACGAAGTTATTGTAAGAAAATTTAAAGCTATAACTGGTATTGATGAAAGGCGCTATGCTAAAGCACATTTAAACTCTTCTGATTTAGGATTTTTTGCTGCAGAAAAAGCCATAGCTAATGCCAAAATAGACCCAGAAACTATTGATTACATTATTGTTGCTCATAATTTTGGCGATGTTAAACATAACACTATTCAAAGTGATATGTTACCTTCATTAGCTTCAAGAATTAAACACAGTTTACGAATTAAAAACCCAAAATGTATAGCTTACGACATCCTTTTTGGTTGTCCTGGTTGGATTGAAGGTGTTGTGCAAGCTCAAGCGTTTATAAAATCTGGAATGGCAAAACGCTGTTTGGTAATTGGTACCGAAACACTTTCAAGAGTAACTGATAAGCACGATAGAGATTCTATGATTTATTCTGATGGTGCTGGCGCAACTATTATTGAATCTACTGATGAAGATTGTGGAATTTTAGCTCATGAAACAGCTAGCTTTACTTATGATGAAGCTTATTATTTATTTTTTGGCAACTCCAATAATCAAGATCTGTGTAGAGATACACGTTACATTAAAATGGATGGTCGCAAAATATATGAGTTTGCCTTAACCAATGTGCCTTTAGCAATAAAATCCTGCTTAGATAAAAGTGGTGTTGATATAAAAGATGTAAAGAAAATATTTATACATCAAGCTAATGAAAAAATGGACGAAGCTATTTTAAAACGTCTTTATCAACTATATGAAACTGAGATTCCACAAGGCATTATGCCCATGAGTATTCATAAACTTGGTAACAGTTCTGTAGCAACGATTCCTACGCTTTTTGATTTGGTAAAAAACAATCAATTAGAAAATCATAGCATTTCTAAAGGTGATATTATTATTTTTGCAAGTGTTGGCGCAGGTATGAACATAAACGCCATTGTTTACAAATATTAA
- the gcvP gene encoding aminomethyl-transferring glycine dehydrogenase → MNTNAFALRHIGPREDDQNLMLKTIGVDSLDQLIYETIPDDIRLKNGLNLDEPMTEYEYLLHIHKLSKKNKVYKTYIGLGYHPTILPAVIQRNILENPGWYTAYTPYQAEIAQGRLEALLNFQTMVIDLTGMEIANASLLDESTAAAEAMSLLFAVRERVQKKAGINKFFVSENILPQTLSLLQTRANPIGIELVIGNEDTFEFSSEFFGAILQYPGKDGQITDIKTFIHKANEAQIKVAVAADILSLVKLEAPGKFGADVVVGTTQRFGIPMGYGGPHAAYFATKEAYKRDLPGRIIGVTKDASGNRALRMALQTREQHIKRDKATSNICTAQVLLAVMASMYAVYHGPKGLTFIANKVHNKTAALASALEKLGYNQVNTSYFDTLQIKTKAKKIKKVATDKRVNLFYPDNETVTISINETTSVRDINYLISVFAEAANKETIIISATKDSNEIEKSIQRTSEFLTEPVFNTYHSETELMRYIKSLERKDLALNHSMISLGSCTMKLNAASEMLPLSIYKWANIHPFVPIKQAKGYQTVLKELEDQLTEITGFAATSLQPNSGAQGEFAGLMVIKAYHESRGDHHRNICLIPSSAHGTNPASAVMAGMKVIVTKSTEEGNIDIDDLREKAELHKDNLSALMVTYPSTHGVYESAIREITQIIHDNGGQVYMDGANMNAQVGLTNPGNIGADVCHLNLHKTFAIPHGGGGPGIGPICVAKQLVPFLPGNPIIKTGGDKAITAISAAPFGSALVCLISYGYIKMLGAKGLTESTKIAILNANYIKKRLEGSFETLYSGERGRAAHEMIVDCRPFKANGIEVSDIAKRLMDYGFHAPTVSFPVAGTLMIEPTESESKAEIDRFCDAMIAIKKEIDNTSKDDENNILKNAPHTLEMITANEWHLPYTREAAAYPLDYARENKFWPSVRRVDDAYGDRNLICSCAPIEDYVEA, encoded by the coding sequence ATGAATACAAACGCTTTTGCACTGCGTCATATTGGTCCTAGAGAAGACGACCAAAATCTTATGTTAAAAACGATTGGAGTCGACTCATTAGATCAATTAATTTATGAAACTATTCCAGATGATATTCGCTTAAAAAATGGGTTAAATTTAGATGAACCTATGACTGAGTATGAATATCTACTTCATATACATAAATTGTCTAAAAAAAATAAAGTATACAAAACATACATTGGCTTAGGTTATCACCCAACCATTTTACCTGCAGTAATTCAACGAAATATTCTTGAAAACCCAGGTTGGTATACAGCTTATACACCATATCAGGCAGAAATTGCTCAAGGAAGACTAGAAGCGCTTTTAAATTTTCAAACCATGGTTATAGATTTAACAGGTATGGAAATTGCGAATGCATCACTTCTAGATGAAAGTACAGCAGCTGCTGAAGCTATGAGTTTACTTTTTGCTGTTCGCGAACGTGTTCAGAAAAAAGCAGGTATTAATAAGTTTTTTGTTTCTGAAAATATATTACCACAAACCCTATCATTATTACAAACAAGAGCTAACCCAATTGGTATTGAATTAGTAATTGGAAATGAAGATACTTTTGAATTTTCTTCTGAATTTTTTGGTGCTATTTTACAATATCCTGGAAAAGATGGACAAATAACAGATATAAAAACATTCATTCATAAAGCTAATGAAGCGCAAATAAAAGTTGCTGTTGCTGCAGATATTTTAAGTTTAGTAAAACTTGAAGCACCTGGTAAGTTTGGTGCCGATGTAGTAGTAGGAACTACACAACGTTTTGGAATCCCTATGGGTTATGGTGGTCCACATGCTGCTTATTTTGCCACTAAAGAAGCTTATAAGAGAGATTTACCAGGACGTATAATTGGTGTTACAAAAGATGCTAGTGGCAACAGAGCTTTACGTATGGCACTGCAAACTAGAGAACAACACATTAAACGCGATAAAGCCACATCTAATATTTGTACAGCACAAGTACTATTAGCAGTTATGGCTAGTATGTATGCTGTTTATCATGGCCCTAAAGGGTTAACATTTATAGCAAATAAAGTTCATAATAAAACAGCAGCTTTAGCTAGTGCCTTAGAAAAGTTAGGTTATAATCAAGTAAATACGTCTTATTTTGATACGCTTCAAATAAAAACAAAAGCAAAAAAGATAAAGAAAGTAGCAACTGACAAAAGAGTTAATTTATTTTATCCGGATAATGAAACAGTAACAATTTCGATAAATGAAACTACATCTGTTAGAGATATTAATTACTTAATTTCTGTTTTTGCCGAAGCTGCAAATAAGGAAACTATTATTATTTCAGCGACTAAGGACTCAAATGAGATTGAAAAATCGATCCAAAGAACATCAGAATTTTTAACAGAACCTGTTTTTAACACTTACCATTCTGAAACTGAATTAATGCGATATATAAAATCTTTAGAACGTAAAGATTTAGCATTAAATCACTCTATGATTTCACTTGGTTCTTGTACCATGAAATTGAATGCTGCTTCTGAAATGCTTCCTTTAAGTATTTATAAATGGGCAAATATTCATCCTTTTGTTCCTATAAAACAAGCAAAAGGTTATCAAACTGTTTTGAAAGAATTAGAAGATCAGCTAACTGAAATTACAGGTTTTGCTGCTACATCATTACAACCAAATTCTGGTGCTCAAGGTGAGTTTGCTGGTCTTATGGTTATTAAAGCATACCATGAATCAAGAGGTGATCATCACAGAAATATTTGTTTAATTCCATCTTCTGCACACGGTACTAATCCGGCAAGTGCAGTTATGGCAGGTATGAAAGTGATTGTTACAAAATCGACTGAAGAAGGCAATATTGACATTGACGATTTACGCGAAAAAGCAGAATTACATAAAGATAATTTATCTGCATTAATGGTAACTTATCCATCAACTCACGGAGTTTATGAGTCGGCTATTAGAGAAATCACCCAAATAATTCATGATAATGGCGGACAAGTTTATATGGATGGCGCCAACATGAACGCCCAAGTTGGATTAACAAACCCTGGAAATATTGGGGCAGACGTTTGTCATCTTAATTTACATAAAACTTTTGCTATTCCTCATGGTGGTGGTGGTCCTGGTATTGGCCCTATATGTGTTGCTAAACAATTAGTGCCTTTTTTACCTGGAAATCCCATAATAAAAACTGGTGGAGACAAAGCTATTACAGCAATTTCAGCAGCTCCTTTTGGTTCTGCATTAGTATGCTTGATTTCTTATGGCTATATAAAAATGTTAGGCGCTAAAGGCTTAACAGAATCCACAAAAATTGCAATTTTAAATGCCAATTATATTAAAAAACGATTAGAAGGTAGTTTTGAAACACTTTACTCTGGTGAACGTGGGCGTGCAGCCCATGAAATGATTGTAGATTGCAGACCTTTTAAAGCCAATGGGATTGAAGTTAGTGACATTGCTAAACGTTTAATGGATTATGGGTTTCACGCACCAACTGTGTCTTTTCCTGTAGCAGGAACATTAATGATTGAACCAACAGAAAGCGAAAGTAAAGCAGAAATTGACCGTTTTTGTGATGCTATGATAGCAATTAAAAAAGAAATTGATAACACTTCAAAAGACGATGAAAATAATATTTTGAAGAATGCACCACATACATTAGAAATGATTACAGCCAATGAATGGCATTTACCATACACTCGTGAGGCGGCAGCTTATCCATTAGATTATGCAAGAGAAAACAAGTTCTGGCCTAGTGTTAGACGTGTTGATGACGCCTATGGCGATAGAAACTTAATATGTTCTTGTGCACCTATTGAAGACTATGTAGAAGCATAA